A portion of the Adhaeribacter radiodurans genome contains these proteins:
- a CDS encoding two-component regulator propeller domain-containing protein, with product MKTLLLICLISLFLLINNQYISFAQTGKLRFEHLTTADGFSSNTTWRMLQDKKGYLWFGSYMGLDKYDGYSVKTYKMDPFDPTSLIHNFVSALYEDKDGLIWIGTAESGISRFDPTTEKFTNFQPTQLKNSFVPEFRSVSVINSDNEELLWIANWGGELRRFNKKTGKFLASYEIEPPSIKGNNSSSDFAILSSFKDKSGTLWFGGKTGLHQLILTPEKNGAPNKVSFKHFHHDSFNPSSLSHNYVTSIYQDHTGVLWIGTDGGGLNRMDPKTGAFTHLQHDPQNSFSLSNNFIGLSSIAEDLAGNLWVATQNGLNRFDRKQSRFTHYYHDTTDPSSLSTNLLSYLFLDRSGILWIGSNSSGINKLDPHQKPFKLLRINQYLPNSLSNNLVTSICEDKEGVLWIGTQKDGLNAFDNKTGKFTQYRHDPNNPQSISSNNVQPLLVDQSGILWIASSGMLSQFNPKTGKSNPIIKGLDYVITLYEDPHGIIWIGTKNGIKGFDPVTRKIIHHYGHDPKNSQGLSDYEVYTILKDKKGDLWAGHGSVGVSRLDAKTGKFKHYLPNRLDTTSLSSSIVFSIYEDSRGNLWFATLGGGLCKFNFEQENFTTYTEKHGLGNNTVFSILEDEGGNLWLGTGKGLSRFSPTQKTFINYDYSDGLQGNVFSIGAAFKGKDGTLYFGGTNGLSYFQPSSIKPNNYLPPIVISQIKVFNKPLVGKLPKRDIELKYRENFFSFEYAALNYTNSQKNQYAYKLEGVNSDWVYSGSQRFASYTNIDPGTYIFRVKGSNNDGVWNEKGTFIRIIIHPPWWRTRLAYGFYFLCFLVGMFALDRFQRRRIVQRERNKARKRELEQAHEIERAYHELKQTQQQLIQKEKMASLGELTAGIAHEIQNPLNFVNNFSEVSTELVEELKEGPFLNLPFSEKKEAEVILNDLEQNLEKIQHHGKRADSIVKSMLQHSRASSGEKQLTDINAIAEEYLRLSYQGVRAKYKDFNASLITELYSTIGKVEVVPQDLGRVLLNVYNNAFYATQQKKTQLNGQYQPEVKVSTCNHDGKVEIRVRDNGTGIPENFKHKIFQPFFTTKPTGQGTGLGLSLSYDIITNVHNGELKVETELGAFTEFIIILPLATKTIIG from the coding sequence ATGAAAACTCTTTTACTCATTTGTTTAATTAGTTTATTCCTTCTAATAAACAATCAGTATATAAGTTTCGCTCAAACAGGAAAACTTCGTTTCGAACACCTTACCACTGCCGATGGATTCTCTTCCAATACAACTTGGAGAATGTTGCAGGATAAGAAAGGTTATCTGTGGTTTGGTTCATACATGGGTTTGGACAAGTACGATGGATATTCGGTTAAAACGTACAAAATGGATCCGTTTGATCCTACATCGCTTATCCACAACTTTGTTTCTGCTTTATATGAAGATAAAGATGGTTTAATCTGGATAGGAACAGCCGAAAGTGGTATAAGTAGATTTGATCCAACCACCGAAAAATTTACAAATTTTCAGCCTACTCAGCTTAAAAACAGTTTCGTACCAGAATTTAGATCGGTTTCGGTGATTAACAGTGATAACGAAGAGCTGCTTTGGATAGCTAATTGGGGCGGTGAATTACGTCGATTTAATAAAAAAACTGGTAAATTCTTGGCAAGTTATGAAATAGAGCCACCCTCCATTAAGGGAAATAATAGTTCCTCTGATTTCGCTATTTTAAGTTCTTTCAAAGATAAAAGCGGAACATTGTGGTTTGGTGGTAAAACTGGTTTACATCAACTTATTCTCACCCCCGAAAAGAACGGTGCTCCCAATAAGGTCAGTTTTAAACATTTCCATCATGATTCCTTCAATCCAAGCAGCTTAAGCCATAATTATGTAACTAGTATATACCAAGACCATACTGGGGTACTTTGGATTGGAACTGATGGCGGAGGTTTAAACCGGATGGATCCAAAAACAGGTGCCTTTACCCATTTACAGCACGACCCACAAAACTCTTTTTCTTTAAGTAATAATTTTATTGGCCTCTCCAGTATTGCGGAGGATTTAGCGGGTAATCTATGGGTAGCCACGCAAAACGGTTTAAACCGCTTTGATCGAAAACAAAGTAGATTTACGCATTATTATCATGATACCACTGATCCTTCCAGCCTCAGCACCAATTTACTTTCGTATCTCTTCCTTGATCGGTCAGGAATTCTGTGGATAGGATCCAATTCAAGTGGTATAAACAAATTGGATCCTCATCAAAAACCATTTAAGCTACTTCGAATTAACCAATATCTGCCTAATTCTTTAAGTAACAATTTAGTTACTTCTATTTGCGAGGATAAAGAGGGCGTTCTTTGGATTGGCACCCAGAAAGACGGCTTAAATGCTTTTGATAATAAAACAGGTAAGTTTACCCAATACCGACATGACCCGAACAACCCCCAAAGTATTTCAAGTAACAACGTACAACCCCTCTTGGTAGACCAGTCTGGGATACTTTGGATCGCAAGTTCCGGAATGCTATCTCAGTTCAACCCCAAAACCGGAAAATCTAATCCTATAATTAAGGGTTTAGACTATGTTATTACCCTTTACGAAGACCCTCATGGAATTATTTGGATAGGCACTAAAAATGGGATTAAAGGCTTCGATCCTGTAACCCGAAAAATAATTCATCATTACGGGCACGATCCCAAAAACTCCCAAGGGTTAAGTGATTACGAAGTCTATACTATCCTAAAGGATAAAAAAGGTGATCTTTGGGCAGGCCACGGCAGTGTTGGTGTAAGCAGATTAGATGCTAAAACAGGTAAATTTAAACACTACCTACCTAACCGGCTCGATACTACTAGTTTAAGCTCCAGTATTGTTTTTTCTATTTATGAAGATTCAAGGGGAAACCTCTGGTTTGCCACCTTGGGTGGCGGTTTGTGTAAATTCAACTTTGAGCAAGAAAACTTTACTACTTACACCGAAAAGCACGGTCTTGGTAACAATACAGTTTTCTCTATTCTAGAAGATGAAGGCGGTAATCTGTGGTTGGGTACAGGTAAAGGGCTTTCCCGGTTTTCACCTACTCAGAAAACATTTATTAATTACGATTATAGTGACGGTTTGCAAGGTAATGTATTCAGTATAGGAGCTGCCTTTAAAGGGAAAGATGGAACACTTTACTTTGGGGGAACAAATGGCCTAAGTTATTTCCAGCCAAGTTCCATAAAGCCTAATAATTACTTACCACCAATTGTAATTTCCCAAATAAAAGTTTTTAATAAACCACTGGTAGGCAAGCTCCCAAAAAGAGATATTGAGCTTAAGTACCGGGAGAATTTTTTCTCTTTTGAATATGCCGCTCTCAATTATACAAACAGTCAGAAAAACCAATATGCTTATAAGTTGGAAGGAGTTAACTCCGATTGGGTTTATTCCGGATCTCAGCGATTTGCCAGCTATACCAATATCGATCCTGGCACCTACATCTTCCGCGTAAAAGGTTCTAACAACGATGGAGTTTGGAATGAAAAAGGTACTTTTATCCGTATTATCATACATCCTCCCTGGTGGCGAACTAGGTTGGCCTATGGATTCTATTTTCTATGCTTTTTAGTTGGAATGTTTGCCTTAGACCGTTTTCAGAGGCGGAGGATAGTACAAAGGGAGCGGAACAAAGCCAGAAAGAGAGAACTAGAGCAAGCCCACGAAATCGAACGGGCTTATCATGAGTTAAAACAAACGCAACAACAACTTATCCAAAAAGAAAAAATGGCTTCTTTGGGTGAACTCACTGCTGGCATAGCCCACGAAATACAGAATCCTTTAAATTTTGTCAATAATTTCTCAGAAGTAAGTACCGAGCTGGTCGAAGAATTAAAAGAAGGGCCTTTCCTAAACCTGCCATTCTCAGAAAAAAAAGAAGCAGAAGTAATTTTGAATGACCTGGAGCAAAATTTAGAAAAGATACAACATCACGGCAAACGAGCCGATTCCATCGTTAAAAGTATGTTGCAACACTCCCGTGCATCAAGTGGTGAGAAACAATTAACCGATATTAATGCAATAGCTGAAGAATACTTGCGTCTCTCCTATCAAGGCGTAAGAGCAAAATACAAAGATTTCAACGCCAGCTTAATAACCGAATTGTATAGCACCATCGGGAAAGTTGAAGTGGTACCCCAGGACCTGGGAAGAGTACTACTTAATGTATACAACAATGCTTTTTACGCCACCCAGCAAAAGAAAACTCAACTAAATGGCCAATACCAACCGGAAGTAAAAGTAAGCACCTGCAATCACGATGGAAAAGTAGAAATCAGAGTGCGGGATAATGGCACTGGAATACCTGAAAATTTCAAGCACAAAATTTTTCAACCTTTCTTCACTACTAAACCCACTGGCCAGGGAACGGGTTTAGGTCTCTCCCTTTCCTACGATATTATTACCAACGTCCATAATGGTGAATTGAAAGTAGAAACCGAACTAGGTGCTTTTACCGAATTTATTATTATATTACCCCTAGCTACTAAAACCATTATAGGCTAA
- a CDS encoding response regulator, whose amino-acid sequence MKILVVDDEADVRPLFEQRFRREVRAGELEFQFALSGEEACAYLELHDSEVVLILSDINMPGMSGLDLLRFIRTKHASKPPAVMMITAYGDEQNYQQAMQYGADDFLTKPLDFSTLKEKLKTIAT is encoded by the coding sequence ATGAAAATATTGGTTGTAGACGATGAAGCAGATGTACGCCCGCTGTTTGAACAACGTTTCCGGCGCGAAGTGCGGGCGGGTGAGCTGGAGTTTCAATTTGCTCTATCGGGCGAAGAAGCCTGTGCTTACCTTGAACTACACGACTCTGAGGTAGTGCTTATTTTATCGGATATTAACATGCCCGGAATGAGTGGCCTGGATTTGTTGCGCTTTATCCGGACGAAACACGCCAGCAAACCGCCCGCCGTAATGATGATTACAGCTTACGGCGACGAACAAAATTACCAGCAAGCCATGCAATATGGGGCCGACGACTTTTTAACTAAACCCTTGGACTTTAGTACCTTAAAAGAAAAACTTAAAACGATTGCAACCTGA
- a CDS encoding sensor histidine kinase, producing the protein MYFFTFLAVFLLLRRLISSTQGSPAFFKWKQWLNITSWVTVGLAFSISGFVNDKVAGLAAAFYLWIVLVYIYKEPEFFPFRSFLYPVIPFAVITFLSAIVDLILPEFYEKWENYWSTALLAAFVWNFANWVNANKQQKALEYERQQRLQEEQQNKIISARKEELEVLVAQRTAEITKQKEELELAVKELQTTQAQLIQQEKLASLGELTAGIAHEIQNPLNFVNNFSEINMELLDELQHEIDQGNLNEVKLIAKDIVDNERKIIQHGKRADNIVKGMLQHSRASVGEKQLTDINALASEYLRLSYHGLRAKDKNFNSALQTDLTPDLIKIEVVPQDIGRVLLNLFNNAFYAVAEKKKKLNGTFNPTVTVSTREQNGQIEIRVRDNGTGIPENVKNKIFQPFFTTKPSGKGTGLGLSICNDIITKGHGGTMDINTIEGEFSEFILRLPRRNG; encoded by the coding sequence ATGTATTTTTTTACGTTTCTAGCGGTTTTCCTGCTTTTAAGACGCCTGATTAGTTCTACCCAGGGCAGTCCGGCTTTTTTTAAATGGAAACAATGGTTGAATATTACCAGTTGGGTGACGGTTGGTCTTGCTTTTTCTATCAGCGGTTTCGTAAACGATAAAGTAGCGGGCTTAGCGGCAGCCTTTTACCTCTGGATAGTATTGGTTTACATTTATAAAGAACCTGAATTTTTTCCTTTCCGCTCGTTTCTTTATCCGGTTATTCCATTTGCGGTAATCACCTTTTTAAGCGCAATTGTTGATTTAATTTTACCTGAATTTTATGAAAAATGGGAAAACTATTGGAGCACCGCTCTACTGGCCGCTTTTGTCTGGAATTTTGCGAATTGGGTAAATGCCAACAAACAGCAAAAAGCCCTGGAATACGAAAGGCAGCAACGCTTACAGGAAGAACAACAGAATAAAATTATTTCAGCCCGGAAAGAAGAGTTAGAAGTTTTAGTAGCCCAACGCACCGCCGAAATTACCAAACAAAAAGAAGAACTGGAATTAGCCGTAAAGGAACTCCAAACCACCCAAGCCCAATTAATTCAGCAAGAAAAACTAGCCTCTTTGGGGGAACTTACAGCTGGCATTGCCCACGAAATCCAAAACCCGCTCAACTTCGTCAATAATTTTTCTGAAATAAACATGGAGTTGCTGGACGAATTACAGCACGAAATAGATCAGGGTAATCTGAACGAAGTAAAATTAATCGCCAAAGATATTGTAGATAATGAGCGTAAAATTATTCAGCATGGTAAACGCGCCGATAATATTGTAAAAGGAATGTTGCAGCATTCGCGGGCAAGTGTGGGCGAAAAACAATTAACGGATATAAACGCCTTAGCCAGCGAATATTTGCGGCTTTCGTACCATGGTTTACGTGCCAAAGACAAAAATTTTAATTCGGCTTTGCAAACCGATTTAACGCCCGATTTAATTAAAATAGAAGTAGTGCCCCAGGATATAGGCCGCGTATTGTTGAATTTGTTTAATAATGCATTTTATGCCGTTGCCGAGAAAAAGAAAAAGCTGAATGGGACCTTTAACCCAACTGTAACCGTATCTACCAGAGAACAAAACGGACAAATAGAAATCCGGGTGCGCGATAATGGCACGGGTATTCCGGAAAATGTAAAAAATAAAATTTTTCAACCTTTCTTCACTACTAAACCTTCGGGGAAGGGAACCGGCTTAGGCTTATCTATTTGCAACGACATTATAACCAAAGGGCACGGCGGGACTATGGATATTAACACCATAGAAGGAGAGTTTTCCGAATTTATCTTGCGATTGCCTCGGAGAAATGGATAA